A region from the Wansuia hejianensis genome encodes:
- a CDS encoding electron transfer flavoprotein subunit alpha: MAIRVIEEKCKGCALCEKNCPFDAIQVKGQKAVIGMGCTECGNCIENCPFDAIEKTSPEKKAADVSAYRGVWVFAEQRDNEIQSVVFELLGEGRKLADELETELCAVLCGCGIREQAEELIACGADKVYVADHEILKHYRTESYSRVIFEAIERYKPEVVLLGATHIGRDLGPCLAVKAGTGLTADCTKLEIDRENRRLQQTRPAFGGNLMATIICPSHRPQMSTVRPGVMQKSVRDGGRTGALIDLPITFTEDEIPTKILDIIKSVGEKVSLTDAKIIVAGGMGLGSAEGFKLLKELADRLGGVVASSRACVDAGWIAPSYQVGQTGTTVKPAVYIACGISGAIQHLAGMQNSDYIIAINKNENAPIFEVADYGIVGDLYRVIPELMEALG, from the coding sequence GTGGCAATACGTGTGATTGAAGAAAAATGTAAAGGCTGTGCTCTCTGCGAAAAAAACTGCCCCTTTGACGCGATTCAGGTAAAAGGTCAAAAGGCAGTGATTGGCATGGGCTGCACGGAGTGCGGAAATTGTATAGAAAACTGCCCTTTTGACGCGATAGAAAAGACGTCTCCTGAAAAGAAGGCAGCCGATGTCAGCGCCTACCGGGGAGTCTGGGTGTTCGCGGAACAACGGGACAATGAGATCCAGAGTGTGGTATTTGAGCTGCTCGGAGAAGGACGGAAGCTGGCTGACGAGCTGGAGACAGAGCTGTGCGCGGTGCTCTGCGGCTGCGGTATCCGGGAGCAGGCAGAGGAGCTGATCGCCTGCGGAGCCGACAAGGTATATGTGGCTGACCACGAGATTCTTAAGCATTACCGGACGGAAAGCTATTCGCGTGTTATTTTTGAGGCGATTGAACGATATAAGCCTGAAGTGGTGCTTCTGGGGGCGACCCACATAGGCAGGGACCTGGGGCCATGCCTGGCAGTTAAGGCAGGAACCGGGCTGACGGCTGACTGCACGAAGCTGGAAATCGACCGGGAAAACCGGAGGCTTCAGCAGACCCGGCCGGCCTTCGGAGGGAATCTGATGGCGACGATCATCTGTCCGTCCCATCGGCCGCAGATGTCGACAGTCAGGCCCGGAGTCATGCAGAAAAGTGTCCGGGACGGCGGCCGGACAGGAGCGCTCATCGACCTGCCCATAACGTTTACAGAGGACGAGATTCCTACTAAAATTCTGGATATTATAAAAAGTGTTGGAGAAAAAGTATCTCTGACGGACGCAAAAATCATCGTGGCCGGAGGTATGGGGCTGGGTTCGGCGGAAGGGTTCAAACTGTTGAAAGAGCTGGCAGACAGGCTGGGCGGAGTGGTCGCCTCTTCCAGAGCCTGTGTGGATGCGGGATGGATCGCCCCTTCCTATCAGGTGGGCCAGACGGGAACGACGGTAAAGCCGGCTGTCTACATCGCCTGCGGAATTTCCGGCGCCATACAGCATCTGGCCGGTATGCAGAATTCCGACTATATCATAGCGATTAATAAAAATGAAAATGCGCCGATTTTTGAGGTGGCAGACTATGGAATCGTGGGTGATCTCTACCGGGTGATTCCGGAGCTTATGGAGGCGCTGGGTTAA
- the etfB gene encoding electron transfer flavoprotein subunit beta, which yields MKIVVCVKQVPDTNEVRIDPVKGTLIRDGVPSILNPDDANALEAALELKDLYEDVAVEVLTMGPPQAAYMLRECLAMGADHAYLLSDRAFGGADTCATSTTLAAGIRKIQDVDLVFAGRQAIDGDTAQVGPQTASRLGLPVVTYVQDIRLEEDGIIAERNMEDGCEIIRVRRPCLLTVIKELNEPRYMTTWGIVDAFKQEITVWNHEDVGLDAADCGLSASPTQVLRSFTPPAKGKGERLQGTPREIAETLVSRLHEKHLI from the coding sequence ATGAAGATAGTTGTATGTGTAAAACAGGTGCCGGATACGAACGAGGTGCGCATTGACCCGGTAAAAGGGACTTTGATCCGTGACGGTGTGCCCAGCATTTTGAACCCGGATGACGCAAACGCCCTGGAGGCGGCGCTAGAGCTGAAGGACCTCTATGAGGATGTGGCCGTGGAGGTGCTCACCATGGGGCCGCCTCAGGCGGCGTATATGCTCAGAGAATGTCTGGCTATGGGGGCGGATCATGCCTATTTGCTCAGCGACCGGGCTTTTGGCGGCGCAGATACCTGTGCCACGTCCACAACTCTTGCCGCGGGAATCCGGAAGATTCAGGATGTGGATCTGGTGTTTGCCGGGAGACAGGCCATAGACGGGGATACCGCGCAGGTAGGGCCTCAGACAGCCAGCAGGCTGGGGCTGCCCGTTGTGACTTATGTACAGGATATCCGGCTGGAGGAAGACGGAATCATCGCGGAACGGAATATGGAAGACGGCTGCGAGATCATCCGGGTGCGGCGACCGTGTCTTCTCACGGTTATTAAAGAGCTGAATGAGCCGCGCTATATGACCACCTGGGGAATTGTGGATGCTTTTAAACAAGAAATAACGGTGTGGAACCACGAGGATGTGGGGCTGGACGCGGCAGATTGCGGCCTGAGCGCTTCTCCGACCCAGGTTCTGCGTTCCTTTACTCCTCCGGCGAAGGGAAAGGGCGAGAGGCTGCAGGGGACACCCCGGGAAATTGCGGAAACGCTGGTTTCCAGGCTGCATGAGAAGCATTTGATATAG
- a CDS encoding acyl-CoA dehydrogenase family protein translates to MMEYKEYFTEEHELLRKLARDFCEKEFTKEVLDEIEESGVFPEELKVKMGKAGFYGVKIPREYGGAGSDNRGYVAVLEEFARVSATASIYMNSPNSLGGGPLLLSGTEEQLRKYLVPVAKGEKRMAFGLTEPGAGSDAGGTQTLAEEDGGCYVLNGRKAFITEAPEADYAIIYAKTDPAQRGARGISAFIVDMHAPGVSTGKPERTMGLIGDSVSDIILEDVRVPREDMLGEKNKGFLNAMKTLDYGRIGVAAQSIGVAGAALEETVKYMKERKQFGQPLEKFQALRFMAAEMATKLEAARSLVYRAAYLKDMNQPASMECSMAKYYASEACNEICAKAVQIHGGYGFTKDYKVERLYRDCRIFTIYEGTSQVQQIVISGQLFK, encoded by the coding sequence ATGATGGAATATAAAGAATATTTTACGGAAGAGCATGAATTGCTCCGTAAGCTTGCCAGAGACTTCTGCGAAAAAGAATTTACAAAGGAAGTCCTGGACGAAATTGAGGAAAGCGGAGTGTTTCCGGAAGAATTAAAGGTGAAAATGGGGAAAGCCGGATTTTACGGTGTTAAGATTCCCAGAGAATATGGAGGCGCCGGCAGCGATAACCGGGGGTATGTGGCCGTCCTGGAAGAATTCGCCAGGGTCAGTGCGACAGCAAGCATCTACATGAATTCCCCGAACTCTCTGGGAGGGGGGCCGCTGCTTCTGTCGGGAACAGAGGAACAGCTCCGGAAATATCTGGTGCCTGTGGCAAAGGGGGAGAAGAGGATGGCCTTCGGCCTCACCGAACCCGGCGCCGGATCAGATGCAGGAGGGACACAGACACTGGCTGAGGAAGACGGCGGCTGCTATGTGCTGAACGGGAGAAAAGCCTTTATCACAGAGGCGCCGGAGGCGGACTACGCGATCATTTACGCCAAAACCGATCCTGCACAGAGAGGGGCCAGAGGAATTTCGGCCTTTATTGTGGATATGCACGCTCCCGGCGTCTCTACCGGAAAGCCGGAGCGGACCATGGGCCTGATCGGGGATTCAGTGAGTGATATCATCCTGGAGGACGTGAGGGTTCCCAGGGAGGATATGCTGGGAGAGAAAAATAAAGGGTTCCTGAACGCCATGAAGACGCTGGACTATGGAAGGATCGGCGTGGCCGCCCAGTCCATCGGCGTGGCGGGGGCCGCCCTTGAGGAAACGGTGAAATATATGAAGGAAAGAAAACAGTTCGGACAGCCTCTGGAAAAATTCCAGGCGCTGCGTTTTATGGCGGCGGAAATGGCCACGAAGCTTGAGGCGGCCAGAAGTCTCGTTTACCGCGCGGCTTATCTCAAGGATATGAATCAGCCTGCCTCTATGGAATGCTCCATGGCGAAATATTATGCTTCAGAGGCCTGCAATGAGATTTGCGCGAAGGCTGTGCAGATCCATGGGGGCTATGGATTCACAAAGGATTATAAAGTAGAACGGCTGTACCGTGACTGCAGGATATTTACGATTTATGAGGGCACGTCACAGGTTCAGCAGATCGTAATCAGCGGTCAGCTTTTTAAGTAG
- a CDS encoding acyl CoA:acetate/3-ketoacid CoA transferase, whose product MALFVTAAEAAEKIKDGATVGVAGMGLSGWPEEVAVAVAERFKKTGHPKNLTLKQGSAMGDWHDRGITCLGIEGLVSKWSSALVGSAFALNDLVRANKIACHCLPQGVIVNLWREIAAHRPGLLTKVGLGTFVDPRLEGGKMNEVTKEDLVELVEFQGEEYLFYKAFPLDVALLRGTTADENGNISFEKEASINEGYAVAQAAKNSGGIVIVQVEYATQKGTIKPKDVKIPGALVDYVVVATDQRACWQTEGTYYEPAFAGNIRKPLDALPVLPLNPKKVIARRAAAEVRKGSLVNLGFGIPADVASIISEEGYIDSITLTTEIGAFGGVPAGVPNFGSSYNAEAIVDHGSMFDFYDGGGIDLAVLGLAQADEEGNINVSKFGSRLNGPGGFINITQGSKKVVFAGLFCAKAEESIQDGCLVIGREGTGKKFLKRVQQVSFSGKYAKGQEVLYVTERCVFRLLDGKMVLTEIAPGADLQRDILDQMDFIPAVSDKLRLMDARLFEETWGGLEPVLK is encoded by the coding sequence ATGGCATTGTTTGTGACGGCAGCGGAAGCTGCAGAAAAGATTAAAGACGGAGCCACGGTGGGGGTGGCCGGCATGGGATTGTCCGGATGGCCGGAGGAGGTCGCGGTGGCGGTCGCAGAGCGTTTTAAGAAGACGGGGCATCCCAAAAATCTCACTCTGAAACAGGGGAGTGCGATGGGAGACTGGCATGACAGGGGGATTACCTGCCTGGGCATAGAGGGGCTGGTCAGTAAATGGTCGTCGGCGCTGGTGGGTTCTGCATTTGCGCTGAATGACCTGGTGCGGGCGAACAAAATTGCCTGCCATTGCCTTCCTCAGGGCGTCATCGTGAATCTGTGGCGGGAGATTGCGGCCCACAGGCCCGGCCTTCTGACGAAGGTAGGGCTTGGGACCTTTGTGGACCCGCGGCTGGAAGGCGGCAAGATGAACGAGGTTACGAAGGAGGATCTGGTGGAGCTGGTGGAATTCCAGGGAGAAGAATACTTGTTTTATAAAGCATTTCCGCTGGATGTGGCGCTGCTCCGGGGAACGACAGCAGATGAAAACGGTAACATTTCCTTTGAGAAGGAGGCTTCTATCAATGAAGGCTATGCGGTGGCACAGGCCGCGAAAAACAGCGGAGGCATAGTTATCGTACAGGTGGAGTATGCCACACAAAAGGGGACGATTAAGCCTAAGGATGTGAAGATCCCGGGTGCGCTTGTGGATTATGTGGTGGTGGCCACGGATCAGAGAGCGTGCTGGCAGACGGAAGGCACCTATTATGAGCCTGCATTTGCAGGAAATATCCGGAAGCCTCTGGATGCCCTGCCGGTGCTGCCGCTGAACCCTAAGAAGGTGATTGCCCGACGGGCGGCCGCTGAGGTGAGGAAGGGCAGCCTGGTCAACCTGGGCTTTGGCATCCCGGCAGATGTGGCCAGTATCATATCGGAGGAAGGCTACATAGACAGCATCACACTCACGACGGAAATAGGAGCCTTTGGAGGCGTGCCTGCGGGCGTGCCGAATTTCGGCAGCTCTTATAATGCGGAAGCGATCGTCGACCACGGGTCCATGTTTGATTTTTATGACGGAGGCGGCATTGACCTGGCAGTCCTGGGGCTGGCCCAGGCGGATGAGGAAGGGAATATAAACGTCAGCAAATTTGGCAGCCGGCTGAACGGGCCAGGCGGTTTTATTAATATCACGCAGGGGTCTAAGAAGGTTGTGTTTGCAGGGCTGTTCTGTGCGAAAGCGGAGGAATCCATTCAGGACGGCTGTCTGGTGATCGGGCGGGAGGGAACAGGAAAGAAGTTTCTGAAAAGGGTACAGCAGGTATCCTTCAGTGGAAAATATGCCAAAGGGCAGGAGGTTCTGTATGTGACAGAACGGTGTGTCTTCCGTCTGCTTGACGGGAAAATGGTGCTGACAGAGATTGCTCCCGGCGCAGACCTGCAGAGGGATATACTGGACCAGATGGATTTTATACCGGCCGTTTCAGACAAGCTGCGGCTGATGGATGCCCGCCTGTTTGAAGAAACCTGGGGCGGGCTGGAACCAGTGCTGAAATAG
- a CDS encoding sugar-binding transcriptional regulator gives MNPKEMKKYSLLAEVACDYYERGLSQNEIAERICLSRTRVSRLLKEAEEAGIVQVSINYNFERHYELEERIKSLFSVKNVRVLNNRNRPKDRIQADVGCLGASYIMESLKKDMVIGTSWGTTLADTIKHIKPAPFPVHVVQLMGSVPCNSPNHTPQGIVSTMAELFQCQGSFLNLPLYIHDDYARQVICNDINNKKIINQGMFSDMILTSISAVETISQQDFWLGYMTPEMYQEICSKGAVGAMFARFFDRSGNEVDCSWNHRCISISFDHIKGVPDVVVIASGRQKATAISYALKASLINTLITDGTTASAILGLNPKNQV, from the coding sequence TTGAATCCAAAAGAAATGAAAAAATATAGTCTGCTCGCAGAAGTGGCCTGTGATTATTATGAAAGAGGACTGAGCCAGAACGAAATCGCTGAGCGCATCTGCCTGTCCCGAACGCGGGTTTCCCGTCTTCTGAAAGAGGCGGAAGAAGCCGGAATCGTCCAGGTCTCCATTAATTATAACTTTGAGCGGCACTATGAATTGGAAGAACGAATCAAAAGTCTCTTTTCTGTCAAGAATGTCCGCGTGCTTAATAACCGCAACCGGCCGAAAGACCGCATCCAGGCTGATGTAGGCTGTCTCGGAGCTTCCTACATCATGGAATCTCTGAAAAAAGACATGGTAATCGGCACTTCATGGGGCACAACTCTCGCTGACACGATCAAGCACATCAAACCGGCCCCGTTCCCGGTGCATGTGGTCCAGCTGATGGGTTCTGTACCCTGTAACTCACCAAACCACACTCCTCAGGGGATCGTGTCCACGATGGCAGAGTTATTCCAGTGCCAGGGTAGCTTCCTGAATCTTCCTCTGTACATACATGACGACTATGCCCGTCAGGTGATCTGTAATGACATAAATAACAAGAAAATTATAAACCAGGGAATGTTTTCAGATATGATACTGACCAGCATAAGCGCTGTAGAGACCATCAGCCAGCAAGACTTCTGGCTGGGCTATATGACTCCGGAAATGTACCAGGAAATCTGCAGCAAAGGAGCCGTAGGAGCCATGTTCGCCCGCTTCTTTGACAGGAGCGGCAACGAAGTGGACTGTTCCTGGAATCACCGCTGCATCAGTATCTCCTTCGACCATATCAAGGGCGTGCCCGACGTGGTAGTCATCGCTTCCGGGCGGCAGAAGGCGACAGCCATCTCCTATGCCCTGAAGGCCAGCCTGATCAACACGCTGATCACGGACGGGACAACCGCCAGCGCCATACTGGGATTGAATCCCAAGAATCAAGTGTAA
- a CDS encoding epoxyqueuosine reductase has protein sequence MIKDKIYSKAKELRVNLVRTCDAEQWERLPVQPPEFWPQNIWPWSKKVICLGIPLFAPMIDSTPSMVYQELYDTSNRILDDISYHLTNYIVNTLGYKAVWFPRDCYYSIDVLLDNPNAAFSHVIAAYYAGMGTIGDSHNLITKEFGPRVRIVSIITDAPIDSDPMLKGDLCLHCGKCLKACPSKCFTNPGPDKIYTMDKIACTAYNAEVKNQHHWPCGMCIDVCPVGEDLKTYKGTDRVTSSGITHLQSFGS, from the coding sequence ATGATAAAGGATAAGATCTATTCAAAAGCAAAAGAACTAAGGGTGAATCTCGTGCGGACCTGTGACGCAGAACAATGGGAACGGCTGCCGGTCCAGCCGCCGGAGTTCTGGCCTCAAAATATTTGGCCCTGGTCGAAAAAGGTTATTTGTCTGGGGATCCCCTTATTTGCACCTATGATCGATTCTACCCCGTCAATGGTATATCAGGAGCTATATGATACAAGCAACAGAATCCTGGATGATATATCCTATCATCTGACGAATTACATAGTGAATACTTTAGGATATAAAGCAGTCTGGTTTCCGAGAGACTGTTACTATAGCATTGATGTTTTGCTGGATAATCCAAACGCGGCGTTTTCTCACGTGATTGCCGCGTACTATGCGGGGATGGGTACAATCGGAGACAGCCATAATTTAATTACAAAGGAATTTGGCCCCAGAGTGAGAATTGTTTCAATTATTACCGATGCGCCCATAGACAGCGACCCCATGCTTAAAGGCGATCTCTGCCTTCACTGTGGTAAATGCCTGAAAGCCTGTCCCAGCAAATGTTTTACAAATCCCGGCCCTGATAAAATCTATACTATGGATAAGATCGCCTGCACGGCATACAATGCAGAAGTCAAAAACCAGCACCATTGGCCTTGCGGAATGTGCATTGATGTATGTCCCGTGGGCGAAGATCTTAAAACTTATAAAGGTACTGACAGAGTCACAAGCAGTGGGATCACTCATCTGCAGAGCTTCGGTTCATAA
- a CDS encoding DUF3847 domain-containing protein produces the protein MTDNEKKLLQAEHRLEEAQMRDRQKERKARTRRLIQEGAILEKVYPSAADMDLTKLEDFLYWALR, from the coding sequence ATGACCGATAACGAGAAGAAACTATTACAGGCTGAGCACCGGCTGGAGGAAGCGCAGATGCGTGACCGGCAGAAAGAACGCAAGGCACGGACACGGCGGCTGATTCAAGAAGGCGCTATATTGGAAAAAGTCTATCCGTCTGCTGCTGACATGGATTTGACGAAGCTGGAGGATTTTCTTTATTGGGCATTACGATAA
- a CDS encoding DUF4368 domain-containing protein produces the protein MSVKQTEGKITALYERLSRDDELTGDSNSIINQKKYLETYARQQGYENLVHYTDDGYSGGNFDRPAWKDLIADIEAGKVAHVIVKDMSRAGRDYLQTGFYTEVFFRQHGVHFVAIANSVDSNDQNSNEFAPFLNIMNEWYLGDLSCKQKAAVRVKGESGKPTTNIAIYGYKKDPQNKYHWLIDKEAAAVVRKIFCLTIEGNGPYEIARILFDEQVETPAVYFGKKGMGVWKSRKEFPNPYNWSGYMVGQILSKQEYMGHTVNFRSHKVSYKDKSSVPNPKDGWLIFENTHEAIVDKETWELAQKLRKTPKRIDTIGEANPLTGLLCCADCGEKMYNHRSRGGTAKKPYPSDFFDCSSYTLAHQKRTHACSGHYIRTKAVRELILETIRTASTFAITNQDEFMKKVRSASRIRQAEAAKEAKRKLSKDKKRIAELDTIIKKLYESFAVGRISEDRFDSLLAEYEAEQKSLQISAAEAEQQVSAFEEDTDRAAQFLSLAKKYTDFSELTTPMINEFIDKIIVHAPEKIDGDRVQEVEIYLKFIGRFELPAPELTPEEIKRQELLKRHRIKSRERYQKIKAGEHAVGQPFRLTCKCCGKEFESRRSNTLFCGPNCRAKFYRQEAAENRKRECVCENCGKAFTTTRNNVKY, from the coding sequence ATGAGCGTGAAACAGACGGAAGGAAAGATCACAGCATTATACGAAAGGCTGTCCCGTGACGATGAACTGACCGGGGACAGCAATTCAATCATCAATCAGAAAAAATACCTCGAAACCTATGCCCGCCAGCAGGGCTACGAAAATCTTGTCCACTACACCGACGACGGGTATTCGGGCGGCAATTTTGACCGCCCGGCATGGAAAGATTTGATTGCGGATATTGAGGCTGGGAAAGTAGCGCACGTCATCGTAAAGGATATGAGCCGGGCGGGGCGTGATTATCTGCAAACCGGCTTTTATACTGAGGTGTTTTTCCGGCAGCACGGCGTACACTTTGTTGCCATTGCAAATAGTGTGGACAGCAACGACCAGAACAGCAATGAGTTTGCGCCTTTCCTGAATATCATGAACGAGTGGTATTTAGGGGATCTGAGCTGCAAGCAGAAAGCCGCTGTCCGGGTGAAAGGCGAATCCGGCAAGCCGACCACCAATATTGCTATTTACGGATACAAAAAAGATCCACAGAACAAATACCACTGGCTGATCGACAAGGAAGCCGCCGCAGTTGTCCGCAAGATATTCTGCCTGACCATTGAGGGAAACGGCCCGTATGAGATTGCCCGCATCCTCTTTGATGAGCAAGTGGAAACGCCCGCCGTTTACTTCGGCAAAAAAGGAATGGGCGTCTGGAAGAGCAGGAAGGAATTTCCCAACCCGTATAACTGGAGCGGCTATATGGTCGGGCAGATTTTATCCAAGCAGGAGTATATGGGACATACAGTGAACTTCCGTTCTCACAAGGTATCCTATAAGGATAAGAGCAGTGTCCCTAACCCAAAAGATGGATGGCTGATTTTTGAAAACACCCACGAAGCTATTGTGGATAAGGAGACATGGGAGCTGGCGCAGAAGCTGCGGAAAACGCCCAAACGCATTGACACCATCGGCGAGGCAAATCCTCTGACCGGGCTTTTGTGCTGCGCCGACTGCGGCGAAAAGATGTATAACCACCGCTCCAGAGGCGGTACAGCGAAAAAGCCGTACCCGTCAGACTTCTTTGACTGCTCCTCCTATACGCTGGCACACCAAAAGCGCACCCACGCTTGCAGCGGCCACTATATTCGGACAAAAGCGGTCAGAGAGCTGATTCTGGAAACCATCCGTACAGCAAGTACCTTTGCCATTACCAATCAGGATGAATTTATGAAAAAGGTACGCTCCGCTTCCCGGATACGGCAGGCGGAAGCCGCAAAGGAAGCCAAGCGGAAACTAAGCAAGGACAAAAAGCGCATTGCCGAGCTGGATACCATCATCAAAAAGCTCTACGAATCCTTTGCTGTCGGGCGCATTTCAGAAGATCGCTTTGACAGTCTTCTGGCAGAGTATGAAGCGGAACAGAAATCGCTTCAAATATCGGCTGCGGAGGCCGAACAGCAGGTATCCGCTTTTGAGGAAGATACCGACCGTGCGGCGCAGTTCCTTTCGCTGGCAAAGAAATACACTGATTTTTCCGAGCTGACCACTCCGATGATCAACGAGTTTATTGACAAGATTATTGTCCATGCCCCGGAGAAGATCGACGGGGATCGGGTGCAGGAGGTGGAGATTTACCTGAAATTCATCGGACGGTTTGAACTGCCCGCCCCGGAACTGACGCCGGAGGAAATCAAGCGGCAGGAGCTGCTTAAACGACACCGCATAAAAAGCCGGGAACGGTATCAGAAAATCAAAGCCGGTGAACACGCTGTGGGACAGCCGTTCAGGCTGACCTGTAAATGCTGTGGGAAAGAGTTTGAATCCAGACGGTCAAACACGCTGTTCTGCGGCCCAAACTGCCGGGCAAAATTTTACCGGCAGGAAGCGGCGGAAAACCGAAAGCGGGAATGCGTCTGCGAGAACTGCGGCAAAGCCTTTACCACAACGAGAAATAATGTGAAATACTGA
- a CDS encoding transposon-encoded TnpW family protein: MANNENSSASYMTCRIGGTTYKVRVCFSETAQETLEDKILRMIRNETVTNAGTCDIMKSPQMSRKSERSAS; encoded by the coding sequence ATGGCAAACAATGAAAACAGTAGCGCTTCCTATATGACATGCCGGATCGGCGGCACCACCTACAAAGTCAGGGTGTGTTTCAGTGAAACGGCACAGGAAACGCTGGAAGATAAAATTTTACGAATGATCCGAAATGAAACGGTTACAAATGCCGGAACTTGTGATATAATGAAATCGCCACAAATGAGCCGGAAGTCTGAAAGGAGCGCATCATGA
- a CDS encoding cysteine-rich VLP protein → MPSQNCELTGREKQRIKKLITSLCANYDKEYGCLPLDCNCPMFGICYTNSALCRYFRSAVLPTDAKLQAVFNSEPMPLTACRQCGKPFPADGKRVYCSQRCAEEARRRQTAARVRKYREKKQQQM, encoded by the coding sequence ATGCCAAGCCAAAACTGTGAACTGACAGGCCGGGAAAAGCAGCGGATAAAAAAGCTGATTACTTCCCTGTGCGCCAACTACGACAAGGAATACGGATGTCTGCCGTTGGACTGCAACTGTCCCATGTTCGGTATCTGTTATACAAACAGCGCCCTGTGCCGGTATTTCCGCAGCGCAGTGCTGCCGACCGACGCAAAGCTGCAAGCTGTATTTAACAGCGAGCCGATGCCATTAACAGCTTGCAGGCAGTGCGGCAAACCGTTCCCGGCTGACGGGAAACGGGTGTACTGTTCACAGCGCTGTGCCGAAGAAGCCCGGCGCAGGCAGACCGCCGCACGGGTACGGAAATACCGGGAGAAAAAACAACAGCAGATGTAA
- a CDS encoding DUF6429 family protein — protein sequence MGNIKAEEAMRELTLMLLYLSRFSQGEKFHEATDFYAWKGYDFDILNEMDDADYIR from the coding sequence ATGGGAAATATAAAAGCAGAAGAAGCAATGAGGGAATTAACGCTGATGCTGTTATATCTCTCAAGATTTTCGCAGGGAGAGAAGTTTCACGAGGCAACCGATTTTTATGCGTGGAAAGGCTATGATTTTGATATACTGAACGAAATGGATGATGCGGACTATATCCGGTAA